In one Brassica oleracea var. oleracea cultivar TO1000 chromosome C9, BOL, whole genome shotgun sequence genomic region, the following are encoded:
- the LOC106318530 gene encoding signal peptide peptidase-like, whose protein sequence is MKNCERIANLALAGLTVAPLVVRVNPNLNVVLTACLTVYVGCFRSVKDSPPTETMSKEHAMRFPLVGSAMLLSLFLLFKFLSKDLVNAVLTAYFFVLGIVALSATLLPAISRFLPKPWNDNLIVWRFPYFKSLEVEFKKSQVVAGIPGTFFCAWYAWKKHWLANNILGLSFCIQGIEMLSLGSFKTGAILLVGLFFYDIFWVFFTPVMVSVAKSFDAPIKLLFPTGDALRPYSMLGLGDIVIPGIFVALALRFDVSKRSQPKYFTSAFVGYVVGVVLTIVVMNWFQAAQPALLYIVPAVIGFLASHCVWNGDIKPLLAFDESSKSTEEEVSKTHEE, encoded by the exons ATGAAGAATTGTGAGCGAATCGCTAATCTCGCTCTCGCAG GCTTGACAGTGGCACCGCTTGTAGTGAGGGTGAACCCAAACTTGAATGTTGTTCTTACGGCATGTCTCACTGTTTACGTGGGTTGCTTCCGTTCGGTGAAGGATTCTCCTCCAACT GAGACCATGTCCAAAGAGCATGCAATGCGTTTCCCGTTGGTTGGGAGTGCTATGCTTCTCTCTCTTTTCTTGTTGTTCAAGTTTCTCTCGAAGGACCTGGTTAATGCTGTGCTCACAGCTTACTTCTTTGTTCTTGGGATCGTCGCTCTTTC GGCGACACTGCTACCTGCCATCAGTAGATTTCTTCCAAAACCGTGGAATGACAATCTTATCGTCTGGCGCTTTCCTTATTTCAAAT CTTTGGAGGTAGAGTTCAAAAAGTCCCAAGTTGTAGCGGGAATCCCTGGAACCTTCTTCTGCGCGTGGTATGCCTGGAAAAAACATTGGCTGGCTAACAACATCCTTGGCCTCTCCTTCTGCATTCAG GGAATTGAGATGCTCTCTCTTGGATCGTTCAAGACTGGTGCCATCCTTTTG GTTGGACTGTTTTTCTATGATATTTTCTGGGTTTTCTTTACTCCCGTTATGGTCAGTGTTGCCAAATCCTTTGATGCTCCGATAAAG CTTTTGTTCCCTACGGGAGATGCTCTAAGACCCTATTCTATGCTTGGGCTTGGTGATATTGTCATTCCCG GTATTTTTGTTGCACTGGCTCTACGATTTGATGTGTCAAAACGTAGTCAGCCAAAATACTTCACAAGTGCATTTGTGGGATACGTTGTTGGAGTTGTCCTCACTATTGTAGTCATGAACTGGTTTCAAGCAGCACAG CCTGCTTTGTTATACATTGTCCCAGCCGTTATTGGGTTCTTGGCTTCTCACTGCGTTTGGAACGGCGACATCAAACCG TTGTTGGCGTTTGATGAATCATCTAAGAGTACTGAGGAAGAGGTTAGTAAGACTCATGAAGAATGA
- the LOC106314566 gene encoding LOW QUALITY PROTEIN: putative F-box protein At3g47150 (The sequence of the model RefSeq protein was modified relative to this genomic sequence to represent the inferred CDS: deleted 1 base in 1 codon) — protein sequence MQIQNQLWSSVIASQEFRNHHLNIASSSPTPRLLIAFEDFYGAKLPVVSIPNPNVVLSFSSYKDLSMVNIKGKIVYNAGRGLICVGAGFENVGICNPSTRQVHNLPDFKFKQTQIVCPRPMYIFGYDPVGDQYKVLALDDLPWRLEHKIVVLGGEETWRESPCVACPHVVCTKGLYMNGTVYYGAFMKDIDSPYISIIVRFDVRFETFNIFKVPSKLVPVGYEFMWKERGWSPTDKTLFESLINYGGKIGVVESPRVCGFRLWVGEDAEKEEWSMSTLHLPESYVGVDFEIMDTFSSGEVCLVSKEWSDPFRLFYYNLEKKSMRSVAIEGLPISDFKKIQALSVTVSFHYESLLSL from the exons ATGCAGATACAA AATCAGCTCTGGTCATCCGTCATCGCCAGCCAAGAGTTCAGAAACCATCACTTGAATATTGCTTCTTCCTCACCTACTCCTCGTCTCCTCATTGCTTTTGAAGACTTTTACGGAGCGAAGCTTCCAGTAGTCTCGATACCTAACCCAAACGTAGTACTTTCCTTTTCTTCTTACAAAGATCTGAGTATGGTAAACATTAAAGGGAAGATTGTGTATAACGCAGGTCGTGGCTTGATCTGCGTTGGAGCCGGTTTTGAAAACGTGGGGATTTGTAACCCCAGCACGAGGCAGGTGCATAACTTGCCCGATTTCAAATTCAAACAAACTCAAATAGTTTGTCCACGCCCCATGTACATTTTTGGGTATGATCCTGTTGGAGATCAATACAAAGTGCTTGCTCTTGATGACTTGCCTTGGAGATTGGAGCACAAGATTGTGGTATTGGGAGGAGAAGAGACTTGGAGAGAGTCTCCTTGTGTAGCATGTCCTCACGTTGTTTGTACAAAGGGGTTGTACATGAACGGAACAGTATACTACGGGGCATTTATGAAGGACATCGACTCTCCGTATATTTCTATAATTGTGAGATTTGATGTTAGGTTTGAAACGTTCAACATCTTCAAAGTACCAAGCAAACTTGTACCAGTGGGTTATGAGTTTATGTGGAAAGAGAGAGGGTGGTCTCCCACAGACAAAACTCT ATTTGAATCTCTGATAAACTACGGTGGGAAAATTGGTGTGGTCGAGAGTCCTCGTGTGTGTGGTTTTCGATTGTGGGTTGGGGAAGATGCTGAGAAAGAGGAATGGTCGATGAGTACTCTTCATTTGCCTGAATCTTATGTTGGCGTTGACTTTGAGATCATGGATACT TTTTCTAGCGGCGAAGTTTGTTTGGTTTCAAAAGAATGGTCTGATCCGTTCCGTCTTTTCTATTACAATTTGGAGAAGAAAAGCATGAGAAGTGTCGCAATCGAAGGACTACCTATTTCTGACTTTAAGAAAATCCAAGCCCTTTCTGTGACGGTTTCGTTTCATTATGAGAGTCTCTTGTCCTTATAA